One Mercurialis annua linkage group LG3, ddMerAnnu1.2, whole genome shotgun sequence DNA window includes the following coding sequences:
- the LOC126675265 gene encoding arginine-specific demethylase JMJ20 isoform X1 encodes MGVEIKGEIEKVNGKELSYNEFVDRYLAKNQPVVLTGLMDNWRACKDWVIDDDAPNLHFFSTHFGKSKVQVANCGTREFSDQKRVEMTVSEFIEHWIEFNNASSVEGNENSLLYLKDWHFVKEYPEYVAYRTPLFFSDDWLNLYLDHHRMHKNPDVYQESNEICCSDYRFVYMGAKGSWTPLHADVFRSYSWSANICGKKKWVFLSPSQCHLVYDRNMKNTVYNIFDDVSETQFPGFKKAIWLECIQNQNEIIFVPSGWYHQVHNLEDTISINHNWFNAYNLSWVWDLLLRDYREAKEYIEDIKDICDDFEGVCQRNLAANTGMNFTDFLIFLARFFLANVVQLYGQHGNNEIANCKSSKMTQQLAVNLASIQEIVHRMRSIEGVQGNDRFLDMKKILNDPKFVKQCSDMGRIYSMIHEQQQQESRNRDAEEVLAADFMECCSSSVCTLDDFVKFVDFILAKFGNF; translated from the exons ATGGGTGTTGAGATTAAAGGAGAAATCGAGAAAGTGAATGGTAAAGAACTGAGTTACAACGAGTTTGTCGATAGATATTTAGCAAAGAACCAACCAGTTGTGCTAACGGGTCTCATGGATAACTGGAGAGCTTGCAAAGATTGGGTCATTGATGATGACGCTCCAAATCTTCATTTCTTCTCCACCCATTTCGGTAAATCCAAAGTTCAG GTTGCGAATTGTGGGACTAGAGAATTTAGTGATCAGAAGAGAGTTGAAATGACTGTTTCTGAGTTTATTGAGCATTGGATTGAGTTTAATAATGCATCAAGTGTCGAGGGTAATGAGAATTCTTTGCTGTATTTGAAGGACTGGCATTTTGTAAAG GAATACCCAGAATATGTAGCATACAGAACCCCACTATTTTTTTCTGATGATTGGCTCAACCTATATCTTGACCATCATCGGATGCATAAGAATCCTGATGTATATCAAGAGAGCAATGAAATTTGTTGCTCTGACTATCGTTTTGTTTATATGGGAGCAAAAG GATCTTGGACTCCTCTTCATGCAGATGTTTTTAGGTCATACAGTTGGTCAGCAAATATATGTGGAAAAAAGAAATGGGTTTTTCTGTCTCCTTCTCAATGTCATCTTGTATATGACAG GAACATGAAGAATACAGTTTATAACATTTTTGATGATGTTAGTGAAACACAATTTCCGGGATTTAAGAAA GCTATCTGGTTGGAGTGTATTCAGAATCAAAATGAAATTATCTTTGTGCCTAGCGGATGGTATCACCAAGTTCATAATCTG GAAGATACAATATCAATAAACCACAATTGGTTCAATGCATATAACCTTTCTTGGGTG TGGGATCTGCTTTTGAGAGACTACAGGGAGGCGAAGGAGTACATAGAGGACATCaaggatatatgcgatgatttTGAAGGCGTCTGTCAACGCAATCTTGCAGCTAATACAG GCATGAACTTCACCGATTTCTTGATCTTCCTTGCACGCTTCTTCTTGGCGAACGTGGTCCAACTCTACGGTCAACACGGGAACAATGAAATTGCAAACTGCAAATCATCCAAAATGACTCAGCAATTAGCTGTTAATTTAGCATCTATACAGGAAATTGTACACAGAATGAGGTCTATCGAAGGTGTTCAGGGAAACGATAGGTTCTTGGATATGAAGAAAATTTTGAATGATCCAAAGTTTGTTAAACAGTGCAGTGACATGGGAAGGATATATAGTATGATACATGAACAACAACAACAAGAGAGTAGGAATAGAGACGCAGAGGAAGTTTTGGCAGCTGATTTTATGGAGTGCTGCAGCTCTTCAGTTTGTACACTTGATGACTTTGTTAAATTTGTAGACTTTATTTTAGCAAAATTTGGTAACTTTTGA
- the LOC126675265 gene encoding arginine-specific demethylase JMJ20 isoform X2 yields MGVEIKGEIEKVNGKELSYNEFVDRYLAKNQPVVLTGLMDNWRACKDWVIDDDAPNLHFFSTHFGKSKVQEYPEYVAYRTPLFFSDDWLNLYLDHHRMHKNPDVYQESNEICCSDYRFVYMGAKGSWTPLHADVFRSYSWSANICGKKKWVFLSPSQCHLVYDRNMKNTVYNIFDDVSETQFPGFKKAIWLECIQNQNEIIFVPSGWYHQVHNLEDTISINHNWFNAYNLSWVWDLLLRDYREAKEYIEDIKDICDDFEGVCQRNLAANTGMNFTDFLIFLARFFLANVVQLYGQHGNNEIANCKSSKMTQQLAVNLASIQEIVHRMRSIEGVQGNDRFLDMKKILNDPKFVKQCSDMGRIYSMIHEQQQQESRNRDAEEVLAADFMECCSSSVCTLDDFVKFVDFILAKFGNF; encoded by the exons ATGGGTGTTGAGATTAAAGGAGAAATCGAGAAAGTGAATGGTAAAGAACTGAGTTACAACGAGTTTGTCGATAGATATTTAGCAAAGAACCAACCAGTTGTGCTAACGGGTCTCATGGATAACTGGAGAGCTTGCAAAGATTGGGTCATTGATGATGACGCTCCAAATCTTCATTTCTTCTCCACCCATTTCGGTAAATCCAAAGTTCAG GAATACCCAGAATATGTAGCATACAGAACCCCACTATTTTTTTCTGATGATTGGCTCAACCTATATCTTGACCATCATCGGATGCATAAGAATCCTGATGTATATCAAGAGAGCAATGAAATTTGTTGCTCTGACTATCGTTTTGTTTATATGGGAGCAAAAG GATCTTGGACTCCTCTTCATGCAGATGTTTTTAGGTCATACAGTTGGTCAGCAAATATATGTGGAAAAAAGAAATGGGTTTTTCTGTCTCCTTCTCAATGTCATCTTGTATATGACAG GAACATGAAGAATACAGTTTATAACATTTTTGATGATGTTAGTGAAACACAATTTCCGGGATTTAAGAAA GCTATCTGGTTGGAGTGTATTCAGAATCAAAATGAAATTATCTTTGTGCCTAGCGGATGGTATCACCAAGTTCATAATCTG GAAGATACAATATCAATAAACCACAATTGGTTCAATGCATATAACCTTTCTTGGGTG TGGGATCTGCTTTTGAGAGACTACAGGGAGGCGAAGGAGTACATAGAGGACATCaaggatatatgcgatgatttTGAAGGCGTCTGTCAACGCAATCTTGCAGCTAATACAG GCATGAACTTCACCGATTTCTTGATCTTCCTTGCACGCTTCTTCTTGGCGAACGTGGTCCAACTCTACGGTCAACACGGGAACAATGAAATTGCAAACTGCAAATCATCCAAAATGACTCAGCAATTAGCTGTTAATTTAGCATCTATACAGGAAATTGTACACAGAATGAGGTCTATCGAAGGTGTTCAGGGAAACGATAGGTTCTTGGATATGAAGAAAATTTTGAATGATCCAAAGTTTGTTAAACAGTGCAGTGACATGGGAAGGATATATAGTATGATACATGAACAACAACAACAAGAGAGTAGGAATAGAGACGCAGAGGAAGTTTTGGCAGCTGATTTTATGGAGTGCTGCAGCTCTTCAGTTTGTACACTTGATGACTTTGTTAAATTTGTAGACTTTATTTTAGCAAAATTTGGTAACTTTTGA
- the LOC126673330 gene encoding leucine-rich repeat receptor-like serine/threonine-protein kinase RGI4, which produces MPVNPWTLFFLLLFHFSVPALSVNPQGQTLLSWNYSFHGMPQVLNNWVASDETPCSWYGVACNFNNEVVSLELRFVDLFGQVPTNFSSLSSLNKLVLSGTNLTGSIPKQIAEELPQLTYLDLSDNVITGEIPSEICGLLRLQELYLNSNQLTGSIPIEIGNLTSLKWLVLYDNQLGGSLPYTIGKLKNLQVIRAGGNKNLEGPLPTEIGNCSDLVLLGLAETSISGFIPSSLGQLKKLQTIAIYTSLLSGQIPPELGDCTELENIYLYENSLTGSIPKTLGNLRNLKNLLLWQNNLIGVIPPELGNCNQMLVIDASMNSLTGSIPPSFGNLTELQELQLSVNQITGEIPIQLGNCRKMTHIELDNNQISGAIPSELGNLSNLTLLFLWQNKIEGNIPASISNCHNLEAIDLSQNSLLGPIPGGIFQLKLLNKLLLLSNNLSGQIPPDIGNCSSLVRFRANDNKLTGSIPWQIGNLSNLNFLDLGSNRLTGVIPEAISDCRNLTFLDLHSNSISGNLPSRLDQLVSLQLLDLSDNLIEGGLSPSLGELSSLTKLVLSKNRFSGAIPVQLGSCSKLQLLDLSSNQFSGNIPSSFGKFPSLAIALNLSCNQLTDKIPSEFTALGKLGILDLSHNQLTGDLTYIASLQNLVVLNISHNNFSGRVPETPFFSKLPLSVLSGNPDLCFSGSNCAGGSNDSQSRIEHAAAARVAMVVLLSTACVLLLAALYIVIASKKQRGHGSHGDYDNDGCDTDVEMGPPWEVTLYQKLDLSIDDVERSLTANNIIGRGRTGIVYKVTLYSGLTVAVKRFKAGDKYSAAAFSSEIATLARIRHRNIVRLLGWGANRKTKLLFYDYMSNGTLGGLLHGGNVGLIEWETRFKIALRVAEGLAYLHHDCVPAILHRDVKAHNILLGDRYEACLADFGLARLVEDEPGSFSANPQFAGSYGYIAPEYASMLKITEKSDVYSYGVVVLEILTGKQPVDASIGDGQHVIEWVREQLKSKKDPVEILDPKLQGHPDTQIQEMLQTLGISLLCTSNKPEDRPTMKDVAALLREIRNEASTGSEAHKQPTTKTTETPMHTSSSVTPAQLLMLQGGSSRCSLAYSSSSASYDPKNQ; this is translated from the exons ATGCCTGTAAATCCATGGAccctcttttttcttcttctattcCATTTTTCTGTTCCAGCTTTGTCTGTAAACCCACAGGGGCAGACTCTTCTTTCTTGGAATTATAGCTTTCATGGAATGCCTCAGGTTTTGAATAATTGGGTGGCTTCTGATGAAACTCCTTGCAGTTGGTATGGAGTCGCTTGTAATTTTAACAATGAGGTTGTGTCGTTGGAGTTGAGATTCGTCGATTTGTTTGGTCAAGTTCCGACTAATTTTTCGTCGCTGTCTTCGTTGAATAAGCTGGTCTTGTCCGGAACCAACCTTACCGGTTCCATTCCGAAACAGATTGCGGAGGAACTTCCTCAATTGACTTATCTTGACTTGAGTGATAATGTCATAACAGGCGAAATTCCGAGTGAGATTTGCGGTCTTTTGAGGCTGCAAGAGCTTTATCTCAATTCGAATCAACTTACAGGGTCGATTCCGATTGAAATTGGGAATCTTACCAGTTTGAAATGGCTAGTATTGTATGATAATCAACTCGGTGGGAGCTTGCCGTATACAATCGGCAAGTTGAAGAATCTTCAAGTGATTAGAGCCGGTGGAAACAAGAATCTTGAAGGTCCATTACCTACAGAAATTGGCAACTGTAGCGATTTAGTCTTATTAGGCCTAGCTGAAACAAGCATATCTGGTTTTATTCCTTCAAGTCTTGGTCAGTTAAAGAAACTACAAACTATTGCCATTTACACTTCCCTTTTATCAGGCCAAATCCCACCCGAGCTCGGTGACTGCACCGAGCTCGAAAACATCTACCTTTACGAAAATTCACTCACCGGATCCATCCCAAAAACATTAGGCAATCTTCGAAACCTCAAGAACCTACTACTCTGGCAGAATAATTTGATCGGTGTTATTCCTCCGGAGCTCGGAAACTGCAATCAGATGCTAGTCATCGACGCATCGATGAACTCGCTGACCGGTTCAATTCCCCCCTCATTCGGCAATCTAACAGAGCTTCAAGAACTTCAACTAAGCGTTAATCAAATAACAGGGGAAATTCCAATACAGTTAGGTAACTGCCGGAAAATGACTCACATCGAGCTCGATAACAACCAAATAAGCGGCGCGATTCCTTCAGAATTGGGCAACTTATCAAACCTGACGCTACTTTTTCTCTGGCAGAACAAGATTGAAGGAAATATACCCGCCTCTATTTCTAACTGTCATAATTTAGAAGCTATTGATTTGTCTCAGAACAGCTTACTGGGACCCATTCCAGGAGGAATCTTTCAGCTGAAGCTACTCAACAAACTTTTACTCCTCTCCAACAATCTATCAGGCCAAATTCCGCCCGACATTGGTAACTGCTCGTCTCTGGTTCGGTTTCGCGCCAACGACAACAAGCTCACCGGTTCAATTCCATGGCAGATTGGGAATTTAAGCAACCTGAACTTCTTAGATCTTGGATCTAACCGTCTCACCGGTGTTATACCGGAGGCTATCTCCGATTGCCGGAATCTCACTTTCCTCGATTTGCATTCGAATTCAATCTCTGGTAACTTGCCATCAAGATTAGACCAGCTTGTTTCTCTTCAGTTACTGGATTTATCTGATAATTTAATCGAAGGCGGTTTAAGTCCAAGTCTTGGTGAGTTGAGTTCACTCACTAAACTCGTTCTTTCTAAGAACCGATTCTCAGGAGCTATTCCGGTTCAACTCGGTTCCTGCTCAAAGCTTCAGTTATTAGACCTGAGTAGCAATCAGTTTTCGGGGAATATTCCGTCAAGTTTCGGGAAGTTCCCGTCGCTGGCAATTGCTTTAAATCTGAGCTGTAATCAACTCACTGATAAAATTCCGTCAGAGTTCACGGCGTTGGGGAAACTAGGAATACTTGATCTATCACACAACCAGCTCACCGGAGATCTCACCTATATCGCGAGCTTGCAAAATCTCGTCGTCCTCAATATCTCGCACAACAATTTCTCCGGTCGCGTGCCTGAAACGCCATTCTTTTCGAAGCTTCCTCTCAGTGTTCTCAGCGGGAATCCAGACCTCTGCTTCTCCGGCAGCAATTGCGCCGGCGGAAGCAACGACAGTCAGAGCCGCATTGAACACGCGGCTGCGGCGCGTGTGGCGATGGTGGTGTTACTCTCCACAGCGTGTGTACTTCTCCTGGCGGCGCTCTACATCGTAATCGCAAGCAAAAAACAACGTGGCCACGGGTCCCACGGTGATTACGATAACGACGGCTGTGACACAGACGTTGAGATGGGACCACCGTGGGAGGTTACTTTATATCAGAAACTCGACTTGTCAATTGATGACGTGGAACGGTCACTAACAGCTAATAACATAATTGGCCGCGGAAGAACCGGCATCGTTTATAAAGTCACTCTTTATTCTGGTTTAACAGTAGCAGTTAAAAGATTTAAGGCAGGGGACAAATATTCAGCAGCAGCATTTTCGTCGGAGATTGCGACTCTGGCTAGAATCCGGCACCGGAATATCGTTCGGTTATTAGGATGGGGAGCGAACCGGAAaactaaattactattttatgATTACATGAGTAATGGAACATTAGGTGGACTGCTACATGGAGGAAATGTTGGATTAATAGAGTGGGAAACGAGGTTTAAAATTGCATTGCGTGTTGCAGAAGGATTAGCTTatttgcatcatgattgtgtaCCCGCGATTTTGCACCGGGATGTCAAGGCACATAATATTTTGCTCGGTGATCGATATGAGGCGTGTTTGGCGGATTTCGGGTTGGCTAGACTGGTGGAAGATGAGCCTGGCTCGTTCTCAGCTAATCCGCAGTTCGCAGGATCGTATGGGTACATTGCGCCTG AATATGCTAGTATGCTCAAGATTACAGAGAAGAGCGATGTTTATAGCTACGGAGTTGTTGTTTTAGAGATACTAACGGGAAAACAGCCCGTGGATGCATCAATTGGCGACGGGCAACATGTAATAGAATGGGTAAGAGAGCAGCTAAAGAGCAAAAAAGATCCGGTGGAAATACTTGATCCGAAACTACAAGGTCATCCTGATACACAAATACAAGAAATGTTACAAACACTTGGTATTTCTCTACTTTGTACCAGCAATAAGCCGGAGGATCGCCCGACAATGAAAGACGTGGCTGCATTGTTGAGAGAAATTCGAAATGAAGCTTCCACAGGAAGTGAAGCCCATAAGCAGCCGACCACCAAAACAACAGAAACTCCGATGCATACGTCATCCTCTGTGACCCCTGCGCAATTGCTAATGCTTCAAGGAGGATCTTCGCGTTGTTCACTTGCTTATTCGTCATCATCGGCTAGTTACGATCCGAAAAACCAATAA
- the LOC126673923 gene encoding kinetochore protein SPC25 homolog has protein sequence MESLRLSCEREVAVEMQKIDSFTASFSQSMDSIKSTAEQTLQNQEKLGKLKSSLREAEADFVKVLAVKTRKEAKQIAIREAISATRDRVEELKRTLEIQRARRDQYAAIISHESLDEDIQGIKHKIEETQEGISWYNKVLGFHIKGGRGVKFTFNNIDMRNPHKEYTLTVCHEDDTYTLLACDPHLSGTKELIDEMNKTNGLFKFVRTMREKFQAIPSLGISPQSNSLHQECTTVSASAPVMSTSTEISESPTKENEYPREEERQFKKVNLGSGIKNNLEIASHRRSPRLVKRKK, from the exons ATGGAGTCCTTGCGGCTGAGCTGCGAAAGAGAAGTCGCCGTCGAAATGCAGAAAATCGACTCTTTCACAGCTTCGTTTTCTCAATCTATGGATTCCATCAAGTCTACAGCTGAACAAACTCTCCAAAATCAAG AGAAATTAGGGAAGCTGAAATCTAGCTTGCGGGAAGCTGAGGCGGACTTTGTTAAAGTATTAGCAG TGAAAACTCGTAAGGAGGCTAAGCAAATCGCAATAAGAGAAGCCATATCTGCTACCAGAGATAGAGTAGAAGAGCTTAAAAGAACTTTGGAAATTCAGAGGGCTCGGAGGGACCAATATGCAGCAATTATTTCTCATGAATCTCTTG ATGAGGATATCCAAGGaattaaacataaaatagaAGAAACTCAAGAGGGAATCTCATGGTATAATAAGGTTCTTGGTTTTCACATTAAGGGAGGACGAG GTGTGAAGTTCACATTTAACAACATCGACATGAGAAATCCACACAAGGAGTACACGTTAACTGTTTGCCATGAAGATGATACATATACTT TGTTGGCTTGTGATCCACACTTGAGTGGCACGAAAGAGTTGATCGATGAAATGAATAAAACCAATGGCTTGTTCAAATTTGTCAGAACAATGAGAGAGAAGTTCCAAGCAATTCCGTCACTTG GAATTTCACCTCAATCTAACAGTCTGCATCAAGAGTGTACCACAGTATCTGCCTCTGCTCCAGTTATGTCCACTTCAACTGAAATAAGTGAATCTCCAACCAAGGAAAATGAATATCCTCGTGAAGAAGAAAGACAGTTCAAGAAAGTTAATCTTGGAAGCGGGATTAAGAATAACCTAGAAATTGCATCCCATCGTCGCTCTCCTCGACTTGTTAAG CGCAAAAAATGA
- the LOC126673922 gene encoding short-chain dehydrogenase TIC 32 A, chloroplastic, which produces MYILSALVSYLKAEIVHLLSKILSKIILPMKETLKYLAGIAGPSGYGSNSSADQVSQDFAASSLQPHLTAILTGATSGIGVETARVLAKRGVRVVIPARNLKKADQVKEIIQKESPNSEIIIFETDLSSFASVKKFASDFLALGLPLNILINNAGIYSKNLEFSEDKVEMTFATNYLGHFLLTELVIEKMIETAAETGIQGRIINLSSVIHNWVNSDSFSFNQMISPNNYNGTRAYAQSKLATILHAKEMARQLKARNARVSINAVHPGIVKTGIIRAHKGFITDSLYFITSKLLKSTSQGASTTCYVALSPQTEDASGKYFADCNESNCSALANDESEAYKLWKQSRAIVHRRLYQPP; this is translated from the exons ATGTATATTTTAAGTGCTCTCGTCTCATATCTAAAGGCTGAAATAGTTCACTTGCTGTCCAAGATTCTAAGCAAAATCATCCTTCCCATGAAAGAAACCCTAAAATATTTGGCTGGAATTGCAGGGCCAAGTGGTTATGGCTCAAATTCAAGTGCTGACCAAGTTTCTCAAGATTTTGCAGCCTCTTCTCTTCAACCCCATTTAACTGCTATTCTCACTG GGGCAACTTCAGGAATTGGAGTTGAAACAGCTAGAGTATTGGCTAAAAGAGGGGTTAGAGTAGTAATTCCTGCAAGGAATTTGAAAAAGGCAGATCAAGTTAAGGAAATTATACAAAAAGAGAGTCCAAATTCAGAGATTATAATCTTTGAGACTGATTTAAGTTCTTTTGCTTCTGTCAAGAAATTTGCTTCTGATTTTCTTGCTTTAGGACTACCCCTTAACATTCTAAT AAATAATGCTGGGATATACTCCAAGAATTTGGAATTTTCTGAAGATAAAGTTGAGATGACTTTTGCTACCAATTACTTGG GACATTTTTTGCTGACAGAGTTGGTAATAGAGAAAATGATAGAAACAGCAGCAGAGACAGGTATACAAGGCAGAATAATCAACCTTTCTTCTGTTATTCACAACTGGGTCAACTCAGATTCTTTTTCTTTCAACCAAATGATTTCCCCAAACAA TTACAATGGAACACGTGCATATGCTCAATCCAAGTTGGCTACGATATTACATGCCAAGGAAATGGCTAGACAGCTCAAG GCAAGAAATGCAAGAGTATCAATCAATGCAGTGCATCCAGGCATTGTAAAGACAGGAATCATCAGGGCTCATAAGGGGTTTATCACAG ATTCCCTGTACTTCATTACGTCCAAGTTACTAAAATCGACATCTCAG GGTGCGTCAACCACATGTTATGTTGCATTGAGTCCACAGACAGAAGATGCAAGTGGAAAATACTTTGCAGATTGTAACGAAAGCAACTGCTCGGCTCTAGCCAACGATGAATCCGAAGCATACAAACTCTGGAAGCAGAGCCGTGCAATCGTCCATAGACGACTCTATCAACCACCATAA